CTGGTCTCGGAGAAGTTCTTCGACCTGGTGAAGATGTTCGGCACCGAGCAGGTCGGCATGATGACGGGTGACGCCAGCGTCAACCCGACCGCGCCGATCATCTGCTGCACCGCCGAGGTGCTCGCCAACATCGCGCTGCGCGACGGCGCCCGGGCCGACGTCGGCCAGGTCGTGATGGACGAGTTCCACTTCTACGCCGAGCCGGACCGCGGCTGGGCGTGGCAGATCCCGATCCTCGAGCTGCCACACGTGCAGTTCCTGCTGATGTCCGCCACCCTCGGCGACGTCCGCCGGTTCGAGGAGGACCTGACCCGCCGGACAGGGCGCCCGACCACCGTGGTGCGCTCGGCCACCCGTCCGGTGCCGCTGTTCTACGAGTACCGCCGCACCAACCTGCACGACACCCTGGAGGAGCTGCTGAAGACCGGTCAGGCACCGGTCTACGTCGTGCACTTCACCCAGAAGGAAGCCGTCGAGCGGGCGCAGTCCCTGATGAGCATCAACATGTGCACCAAGGCGGAGAAGGACGCCATCGCCGACCTGATCGGCGGCTTCCGGTTCACCACCAAGTTCGGCCGCAACCTCTCCCGCTACGTCCGGCACGGCATCGGCGTGCACCACGCGGGCATGCTGCCCAAGTACCGCCGCCTGGTCGAGCGGCTGGCCCAGGCCGGTCTGCTCAAGGTGATCTGCGGCACCGACACCCTCGGCGTCGGGGTCAACGTGCCGATCCGCACCGTGCTGTTCACCGCGCTCTCCAAGTACGACGGCCAGCGGGTCCGGGTGCTGCGGGCCCGGGAGTTCCACCAGATCGCCGGCCGGGCCGGCCGGGCCGGCTTCGACACCGTCGGCCAGGTGGTCTCGCAGGCGCCCGAGCACGTGATCGAGAACGACAAGATGGTCGCCAAGGCCGGGGACGACCCGAAGAAGAAGCGCAAGGTGGTCCGGAAGAAGGCCCCGGAGGGCTTCGTCAGCTGGTCCGAGGAGACCTTCGAGCGCCTGATCGGCGCCGACCCGGAGCCGCTGGTCTCCCGGTTCAAGGTCAGCCACGCCATGCTGCTCTCCGTCATCGGCCGCCCGGGCAACGCCTTCGCCGCGATGCGCCACCTGCTGACGGACAATCACGAGGAGCGCTCCGCCCAGCGCCGCCACATCAGCAGCGCGATCGCCATCTACCGCTCACTGCTCGCGGGCGGCGTGGTCGAGCGCCTGCCGGAGCCGGACGCCGAGGGCCGGATCGTCCGCCTCACCGTCGACCTGCAGGAGAACTTCGCCCTCAACCAGCCGCTCTCCACCTTCGCGCTGGCCGCCTTCGAGCTGATCGACCAGGAGTCGCCCTCCTACGCGATGGACATCGTCTCGGTGGTCGAGGCCACCCTCGACGACCCGCGCCAGATCCTCGCCTCGCAGCAGAACAAGGCGCGCGGCGAGGCGATCGGCGAGATGAAGCGGGACGGCATCGAGTACGAGGAGCGGATGGAGCGGCTCCAGGACATCACCTACCCCAAGCCGCTCGAGGAGCTGCTCGGCCACGCGTACGAGGTCTACCGCCAGGCCCACCCGTGGATCGGCGACCACCACCTGGCGCCCAAGTCCGTGGTCCGCGACCTGTACGAGCGGGCGATGACCTTCTCGGACTACGTCGGCCACTACGACCTGGCCCGCACCGAGGGCATCGTGCTGCGCTACCTCGCCGGGGCGTACAAGGCACTGGAGCAGACCGTCCCGGACGACCTGAAGACCGACGACCTCAAGGACGTCATCGCCTGGCTCGGCGAGCTGGTCCGCCAGGTCGACTCCAGCCTGCTCGACGAGTGGGAGCAGCTGGCCAACCCCACCTCCCCGGAGACCACCGAGGTCCGGCTCGACGACAAGCCCGCCCCGGTCACCGCGAACGCCCGCGCCTTCCGAGTGCTGGTACGCAACGAGATGTTCCGCCGGGTCGAGCTCTGCGCGCTCGAACAGTACGGCACGCTGGGCGAGTTGGACGGCGAGTACGGCTGGGACGCGGACCGCTGGGCGGACGCGATGGACGAGTACTGGGAGGAGCACGACGACCTCGGTACCGGCCCCAACGCCCGCGGCCCCAAGATGCTCCTGATCGAGGAGGACCCGGAAGAGGGCTCCTGGCGAGTCCGCCAGATCTTCGAGGACCCGGCCGGCGACCAGGACTGGGGCATCAGCGCCGAGGTCGACCTCTACGGCTCCGACGAAGAGGGCCGCGCCGTCCTCCGCGTCACCGCCGTCAACCGCCTCGACGGCTGACACCCGCTCAGCCGCCGCGGCCCGTGTCATCTACTCGTAGACACGGGCCGCCAGCAGCTGTTCCGCCACGCTCCCCCAGGTGACCGGCTCGAGCTCGAACGGGCTCCCCGGTACCCGAGTTGAGCCCCCAGCCAGGACGCCCAGGTCTCCAGCACACCGGGCAACGTCCCATACGCCCATTTCGACGAAGTCCGCCGCCAGCGCCACCAGCAGCGCGTGCAGCCCGTCCCGGCTGTCCACCTCCGGCTCCTCGAACCTCCCCCTGGCAGGCTCGGCACCACCGGTCGGCGGAGCACCGAGCGCGGCCACCACCTGCCGCCCCAGCCCGGGCCACCCCGGCTCGCCGGTCGCCTCACCCGGGAGAACCGCAGCCCAGCGCAGCAGGAAGTCGTCGACGGCCGGCCCATCCGGTGCGAGCTCGCGGGCCAGCTCTTCCAGCAGCGCGATGAACTCCGCGCCCGATGTCGCCTGAGTGCCTGTCACATCCAGGAGACTAGAAAACCGCAGGCACCCTCGTCGACGCGGTTTCGCCGGATGGCCGCCCGGTCAGTGGCCCACTCCAAGGCGGCACGGATGTGCTCGGGCTGGAGGCCGGTGCGCGGGTCGAGTTCGACCAGCAGGGTCGGCCTCCCGGTGGTAGTCCGGTCGGTGGCCCCTGGGCCCTGTTTTGGAAGTAGTGCACGATGGGGTCAACCGCGTGTCGATCGGAAGAAGTCCTCGTGGTTGACCCCGTGCTCAAGGCTGCCCTGCGCCACCTTCGCGTTGTGAAATCGCAGCGGCCGACCGGTGCAGAACCCGGCGAGTTCGCTGACTGGCGGGAGAGGATCGCTGAAACCCTGGACGCCTTGGCACTTGTGCTCCGTTTCGAGGAGGACCAAGTCAGGGCAAGGGCAGAGGCAGTCTCAGCACGGGCTCAGGCGGACGAGATCCGAAAGACGCCGCGCGTGCTGTCGCGGCGGACGACCTCTGCACCCGCAGGCCCGTGACCCTGGCGCGGTTGCGCGAGGCGCTGGGCGGCCGACGGCGGCCGGATCCCCGCCACCCGGCTGAAGACCGCGATCTGCGGCCATGCTGGTGGTCCTCGGATGGTCCATGCCAGCCAGGGGTAGCCGGTAGGCTGGCTCGGTGAGTAGGAGGTGATGTGACGTGGTGTCAAAGCGCAGAAGCGGAAGGCTGGTTGACGGCCGAAGTGAGGAAGACCTACCTGCGTCGTTCGCGCAGGGCAGTGCGTGGTCCGGCGCGATCTTGCTGGTGGTTCCGCTGTACTTCCTCGCGCAGGGCGGAGCGGCATACTCGGCTCTGGGTGTGGCGCTACTCGCTCTCTTCGCGACGATTTGGGCTGTCGGCTACCTGGTGAAGCGCACCGCGCTCGGGGACGAGATCGCTGAGATGCGACGGCATGATGCCCTGTACCGCGAGTTGAAGCGCCAGCACCGGCGCTCGCGTCGGCGCCGGGGTTCGCCTCAGGACCAGTTCCTGACGGACTACTACTTCGAGATGGCGGCCTTCAGGCGGCTCGTCGCCGCCAAGGTTGTCGATGACAGCGCTGACGTCACGACGGCCATGCTTGTGGCGTCAGCGCCAGTCGGGCCGGAGGCCGAGGCTGCGGCGCAGCGGGTGCACGCGAGTTTGGAGAACTTGTTCGCCCGGCTAGGTCCGCCACCGGATGCGGCTCCCGATGACGGTACTTGGGGTGGGGGCGATGCTCCGCCGGGGGTGGCTCCGTGGGAGCCAGGGTTCGACGATAGTGACGATCATTCTGAGAGGGCAGCTCGGTGACGCAGGATGAGGGGCGGCAGACCACGGGCTCTGGCGTGGTGATGGAGTACGCGCGTCAGTGGTCGAAGATGCCCGCCGAGCAGCTCAAGCTCTCTCTTGGCATGGTGGACAAGCAGATGGCGCGCGAGCACGAGCAGGCGATGCTCTTCGAGAAGCTCCGCCACCGGCGGGAGATGACCGGCATGGCTATCGGTGGGCTCCTGGCGCTTGGGTCGCTGGCGTTGACGCTGTACCTGGCGCCGAGTCAGCCGTGGGTGGCCGCAACGACGGGGATCGGCAGCTCGGTGTCACTGGTCACCGTCATCGGCATGTTCGTGCTGAAGAGGTCTCCGAGTACTGCGGACTTGAAGCTGCTCGGCCGCCCGTCGGTGGTTCCGCAGCCGACGACACCGGTCGACCCGGCGCCGATCGCCCAGCCGTAGGAGATTAGCCTCGATGTCATCGAGTGCTGCCCAGTTGGGGTACGTCGACTTCGGCAGCGAGCAGGTAGCGCACTCCTTCGACTGGTCGGCCGCGTCGCAGCGGGCGGTGACGACGAGGTACTGGTGGGAAAGCCTGCCGTTCTCCAGACCCCTGCCCCCCTGACCGAGCTCGGCATGCCAACGCACCTCGGCATTGGCATCAATCGGGCAGGTTGCGGGGCGCCGATAGGATCGGCGCTCTCATGGGGAGTGCGATGCGAACAGCAGCTCAGGATAGCCAGGGGCGGAAGTACGCTCTCACCTCGGACGAGGACGACGCCGACTTCTGGGGCTTTGCCCAGGAGGCTGATGGGTTGTTCACACCGCTGCCGGAGGACGAGGGAACGCGGCGAGTTCACCTCGCGGGTTGCTTCCCGCAGGGCGGTCTGCTGAAGAGCGTTGATCTTGTCGGCACTCGTGGCGCCATGGCGGGGAACGCCTGGTTCGAAATGCTCGGTGCCGACGGTGCCACTATGGGTTCCTACTTCGTTGGCGGGGTCACCGTCGTCGATGTTCAGCCCTCCGCGTACGGAGCCGGCCTTGTCGACCTCACGGTGACGCTGTCGTGCGAGAACGCCCTGCCAGGGGCGGGCGGCATATGGGACCTGGTCCGTACGGGTCGCATGACTCGAACCGGCATGTGGCACGAGCTGGACTCTGAGGGCAAACGAGCGTGGCTGTCGGTGGCGCTGTGGTCCCATCAGTACCGACGACAGGGGAAGCCCGACGTTGCCGCCGGCCGGATGTTCACACTGAACGGTCGGCACATTGTTGACGAGGACAGCTTCTACTGCGCGATGGGTGAAGCCGTCAACGGTCCCGGGGGATACTTCGGCTGGAACCTTGACGCTCTGGACGACTGCCTGACGGGCAGGTGGGGAGCAGCCCCGCCATTCACCTTGCGGTGGGAGTCCTCGGACGGGGCCAGGGCCTGGTTGACGGAGCGTGTGCCCACCCGCGATGGCGAGGCATCGCTGTTCGACCTCATCGCGGAAATCTTCGAGAGACGGGGCGTCTGCGTAGTCCTGCGGTGACGGCTGATCGCTTGCGACCAGCGGCTTGGAGGGTCACGACACCGCGATGGCCGACTGTCACAGCAGCTTCTGGGATCGCTAGGAACCCGGGCGGCATCGCGCCGCCCGGCTCCTGTGCTGCACATCTGACTCACCGCCACCCCGCACCTGAGCTTGCTGCTGTGCATGAAGCTCTTGACCCTGACGTGGCGTCAGGCCGCATAGTCGGTGCCGTGGAGGATCACTGGACCGTGGGACGCGTGGCCGAGCTGGCCGGGGTGAGCGTCCGGACGTTGCATCACTATGACGGGATCGGGCTCGTTCGGCCGTCGGCGCGGACCGGGGCCGGGTACCGGGCGTATTCGGCGGCCGATGTGGAGCGGTTGCGGGAGGTGCTGGCCTATCGGCGGCTGGGCTTCGGGCTGCGGGAGGTCGCGGAACTGGTCGGCGACCCGTCCACCGACGCGGTCGCGCATCTGCGCCGGCTGCGCGGCCTGCTGCTGGAACGGCGTGATCGCGCCGACGCCATGGCGGCGGCCATCGACCGGGAACTCGAGGCACGGGCGAAGGGGCTGAAGGTGACACCGGAGGAGCAACTGGGGATGCTCGGTGCGCGGTTGTACGACGCGATCGGCGGCGCCTACACCGCGACCCGGCACACCGAGCCGCGGATCGCCGCGCAGATCTGGGACGCGCTCGGGGACGCCCGGACGGTGCTGAACGTCGGGGCCGGCACCGGCTCGTACGAGCCCGCCGACCGCGACGTGACCGCGGTGGAGCCGTCGGCGGTGATGCGGGGGCAGCGGCCCGCCGGCTCGGCGCCGTGTGTGGCGGCCGCTGCGGAGAGCCTGCCGTTCGCGGACCACTCCTTCGACGTCGCGATGGCCGTCTCGACCGTTCACCACTGGGGAGATCCGCTGGCCGGGCTGCGCGAGATGCGGCGCGTGGCCCGCCGCGTGGTGGTGCTCACGTTCGACACCGACGAGCCCGGCTGGCAGGACCGGTTCTGGCTGACCCGGGACTATCTGCCCGAGTTCGCCGCCGTCCTCGCGGATTTTCCCTCGCTCGCCGGGATGGCCGACGCGATCGGAGCCCGCGCCGAGCCGGTACCCGTCCCGTGGGACTGTGCCGACGGCCTGTTCGAGGCGTACTGGCGCCGACCAGGGGCGTACCTGGAGGAGCACGTGCGCCGTGCGATGTCGGTGTGGACCAAGGTCGGGCCGGAGGCCGAGCAGCGGGCGGTGCGAAGCCTCGGCGAAGACCTCGACTCCGGCCGGTGGGCCGAGCGCAACGGCCACCTCGCCGACCTCGACGCGGCCGACCTCGGCCTCCGCCTACTCATCGCCTAAACCGTGCCGACTAGCCGTCAGACCCGGGCTCGCAGGCGGCGGAGCATTCGGGCGTCCTGGAAGCCGACGGTGCGAGCGGCTGACTCGATGGTGCTGCCGTGGGTGATCAGGTGTTCGGCGCGTTCCAGGCGCAGTTCCTGCTGGTAGCGCAGCGGGGTCAGGCCGGTGGCCTCGGCGAAGCGGCGGGTGAGGGTGCGTTCGCTGACTCCGGAGGCGGCGGCCAGGTCGGTCAGGGCGAGGCGGCTGGTGTAGCGGGCGTCGATCAGGTCCTGGACCTTGTGGATGGCGTCGCTGAGGTGGGTACGGTGCCGGAGCAGGGCGCTGTGCTGCTGTTCGTCGCCGTTGCGGCGGGCGTAGACCACCATCTCGCGGGCCACCTTGGCGGCGGCGGCCGGGCCGTACCGGACGGCCACCAGGTGCAGCGCGAGGTCGATGCCGCTGGCGATGCCCGCCGAGCTGACCACCCGGTCGTCCAGCACGTAGAGCACGTCGCGCACCACGGTGGCCCGGGGGTAGCGGCGGGCCAGTTCGTCCTGCTCCTCGTGGTGGGTGGTGCAGCGGCGGCCGTCCAGCAGCCCGGCCCGGCCCAGGGCGTCCGCGCCCCAGCAGACGCTGGCGACGGTGCCGCCGGCCGCGTGATGCGCCGTCAGCCGCGCGAGGGTGTCGGGCCGCAGGCCGCCGTTCGTCCGCGGGGTGGGCGTGCGCCAGCCGGGCACCATCAGCAGGTCGTCGGCGGTCAGCTCGGGCCACTCGGTGTCGGCGCGCAGTGCCAGGCCCTGCGCCGACGGGACGTCCTCCTGCTCGGCCACGTAGCTGACCCGGTAGTCGCAGCCCTGCTCCGCCGCGGTCGAGAAGACCTGTGCGGGCCCGGCCAGGTCGAGCAGGTGCAGCTGCGGGACGAGCAGGAAGACCACCCGGGTCACGATCCGGTCAGCTCCTTCACGGTGGTCACCCGGGCGAACCGGCCCGCGAGGGCGTACTCGGTGCGGGTGATGATCTGATCGGTGGTCAGGGTGAGCGGGTCGGCCAGGATCTCGGCCAGGCTGCGGCCCGCCGGGGCGTCCCGGTGCTCGATCGGGTGGGTCGCGGTGGCATCGGTGACGAAGGTGACGTCGTAGCCGAGGTCCGAGGCGACCCGGGCGGTGGTCTCGCAGCACTGCTCGGTCCGGATGCCGCTGATCACCACCTCCCGTACCCCGCGCTCGGTGAGCTGCTGCTGCAGGTTCGTGGTGGTGAAGGCGTTGTGGGAGGTCTTGGTGACGACCGGTTCGCCCTCGGCCGGAGCTCGCAGGCCCTCGATCGGGCGGACGTGGCCGAGCGCCGGGTCGAAGACCGTACCCGTGCCGGCATCGGCGTGCAGGACCCACACCACCAGGTCGCCGGCCGCCCGGGTGGCGTCGACCAGCCGGTTCACCTGCCCGACGATGTCGGGGTTGGACACGGCCGCCCAGTCCTCCCGCTGACGGAACGACTCCTGGACATCGATGACGATCAGTGCGCTGTTCATGGGCTCCATCCTGCGGTCCGCCGGGGCCCCGCGACAGACACCATCATGCCCCGAACCGGACCGATCCGGTCAGCACCCCAGCCTCGCGCCGGTCAGTCGTGGTCGTACACGGTGACCGGCACCCCGGCCCCGGTCAACCGCGCCTCGATCAGCGGCTCGACCCGGGACCAGCGCCCGCCCGCCAGACCGCAGCCGATCCGCGGCATGTGGACGGACGCCCCGAGCTCCACCACCTGCGGCGCGAGCCGCCCGAGCGCGGCGTCGATCGCCTCGTACCGGACCGGGACGCCCTGGGAGCGGCTGGTCCTGATGCCGCGTTGACCGACCATGTTGGTCACCCACACATACCGCTCGACCTGGACCAACTGCACCGCGCCGAGCCCGAAGTCGTTGCCCGCTCGCTCCCGGTGCCACCGCCGGAACGCCGCCTCCGGCTCCGGCCAGCGCCTGGACAGCGCGAGCACGAAGCCCTTGCCCCAGCCGCCCAGGTCGTTGCAGACGTGGGCGATCACCTTGACGCCCTTGCCCTGCGGCGCGGTGGCGTCCCCCTGCACGTAACTGATCGCGTCACCCATCCGGGCAGCCTAGATGCCCGGGGTGTCAGCGGCGCCGCTGCCCGAACGCGACGGGCAGGCCGTGCGGCGGTGCGTCAGGAACCGGCTGTCTCGGTGATCAGGGCCACCGCCTCGTCGAGCTTGCCGACCTCGTCCGGGCTGAGCGTCGGGTTGGCGGCCCGCCGCATCCTGGCCTCCGCGAGGTGTTCCTCTTCTATGCCGTCGAGATGCTGCAGCAGCGAGGAGAGCACGGTTCGGGCCACCTCGGAGACGGCGGGCATGGTGAGAGCGGCCTGCGCCAGGATCAGCGCGGCCATCGCCGAGTCCAGGCCGGGCGGACCCTCCGCCGCAGTGGCCCAGTCGATCACCACCGGTCCCTGCGGTGTCAGCATGACGTTCTCGGGATGGAAGTCCAGGTGAAGGACTCGATGCCCGGGGTCGGCGGAGAGGCGTGCCGGGATCGTATGCAGGCACCGCAGCAGCTCCGCCAGTAGCTCGCCCGCCCGTTCGGCCGTGATCGCGCCGTTGACCAGGGCCTCCACCATCGTCGTTCCGGACAGCCGCTGCATCACCAGCTCACCCGCGGCCGTCCCCGGCCAGACAGCGGGAACCGGAAACCCGTGCTCCGCCAGGTAGGCCATCACGGCGACCTCGCCTGTGGTGTCATCACCATCCCGATAGCGCCGCAGCACCCGCCCGTCGTCCAGCGCGAACACATCCGCTGTCCGGCCCGCCCCCACCAACTCGCCGATCTTCATGCCGAAGAACCTAGCTGGAACAGGCCAGGTGGTACCAGCTCGGCTTTCAGCGTGGCCGGAGGCCGTCGAAGACCACCTCGAAGATCCGTTCCCGGGCCACCGGGTCCGGCCCGAGGTGTTCCATCGTCGCGCTGGTGCCGACCAGCAGGGCGATCAGCTCCGGCAGGCCCAGGTCCGCGCGGACCGCCCCGAACTGCTGGGCCCGGGCCAGCAGTTCGGCCAGCCGGGCCTGGATCTCGGTGCTGGACTCCCGCAGGGACGCGTGTGCGTCCACCCCGGCCGCGGCGAGCGCCCGGGCGAACTCGTTCTTGCCCTCGGACTGGTCGACCACCAGGCGGAAGCAGCCGAAGAAGGCCTCGGCGGGTTCGGCCTCGGCGGCCAGCTGCGCCGTCCGGGCCGCGATCGCTTCCAGCCGGCGCACCATCACCGCCTCCAGCAGCGCCTCCTTGGTCGGGAAGTGCCGGAAGAGCGTGCCGACCCCGACCCCGGCGGCCCGGGCGATCTCCTCCGTCGGCACCCCGACGCCGCGAGTGGTGAACACCTCCGTGGCGACGTCCAGCAGCCTGGCCCGATTGCGAGCCGCATCCGCCCGCAGCGGGCGCCCCTGAGTGTCACTCATATTCCGTACTCCTTCCCGCCGTTGGCAGAACCGCCCTGGACAACCGGAGCCGCCAGTCCGTATCGTCGGAAACGGAGTCGCTGGTCCGATTCTACCGACGGTTACCGATGGGGGTTGATCATGTCCGAAACGCTGTCACCGCGTGAGGTCTTCCAGAAGCTGATCGGGGGCATCACCGCAGGACGGTTCGCGGAACTGCCCGAGCTGTACGCCGAGGACGCCGTGGTGGAGACCGTCTTCGAGCCGGTCGGACCGCGCCGGATCGAGGGGCGAGCCGCACTCGAGGAGCGCTTCGCGCTGGTCTCGGTGAGTACGCCCGTGCAGCTGACCGCGACGAACGTGCTGATCCGGACCACCGACGACCCCGAGGTGATCGTCGCCGAATGGGACTACCAGGTCCACCACCGGGTCACCGGACGGGACTTCGAGGTCGCCAACATCCAGGTGCTGCGGGTCCGCGACGGCCTGATCGTCAACAGCCGGGACTTCCACGACCACCTGGCCCTCGTCGTGGCCGGCGACAACCTCCCGCAGCTGGTGGCGGCGCTGGACGGCAAGTAGCGTGCGGCTGCGGGCCGGTGACGGCGAGGAAGGCGGCTCCCACATCGCCGACGCGGGGAATGCTCAGCTTGCCGTTTAGCCTCTGCCTGGGCGTTTGCTGCTGAATGCATCGGTTGTGCCTGCTTCAGGGGCCTACCCGTTGTGCTGCCTGTGGCAGCGCAGGGATTGGAGTGACAGACGTGGAGCGTGTGTACGAAAGTGCGCCCGACCTGCACTGAGCAGCCAGACACCCAGGCGAGGCAGCCTAGAACAGATGTTCGCATTACTGAGACTGCGCTTCCCATCTGATCCTGTCATGATGCTCATTTTCCCAGCTCGGAAGACGCACCTAAACGCGATCCGTGCACTCTCCGCATCCGCAGAGCTCCGGCCAGCCCACCCCAACTTGCAGGCAAGTGGGGGAAAGTGGCTGACATGCTCTTGGAGCACCACTAGCCTGAGGTTCCCAGACACGCTGATCAGGGGAACTAACGGATGGCTCTGAGCGCGACTCGACTGACATGCTTCGCCCTTCTGTCCGCGATCGAAGAAGATCTTCGATCACGCATTGAGTACTCGCTCTACGGAGTCCCCCTAGAAGATGCCCTGGGTCAGAGTCGTACGGAAACTGCCATGCAGCGCTATGCTCGCGATCAGGGAAGCACCTCAGCTCCGAATCTTGCCGACCTCCTGCCGTACGTCGATTTTGCCGATGCATTCCAAATCCTGAATGGATCGGCATCAAGTCTCGACCGAGGCGAGGCTGAATTTCTTCGGGAAAACACGCGCCACCTACAGAAGCTAATCCCCGTTCGAAACAGAGTGGCTCACACCCGGCCGCTTGAGTTTGACGACTTGCCAACGGTGCTTGATGTTGCAAAAAAGTTTTCAATCGCTCCAGAAATTGACACACCAAAACTGGACCAGACGCTCTCTCAACTGGAAAGAGATCCGTCATTTGTTCTGGGATTGGAGATTAGATTCCCAGATGTAGCACCTGAAGCCTCTGGGCGCCACAACCTCCCAATCCCAGATTTTGATGAAACTGGGTTCATTGGGCGGAAGTCTGTAATCCGGTCCCTCATTAAGACAATTCGGGGGCCCTATCCGGTAATCAGCCTGGTAGGGGATGGAGGAATCGGAAAGACCTCACTCGCCCTTAAAGCCGCCTATGAAATTCTCGACTCGCACGACAGCCCCTTCGATGCAGTCGTGTGGACCACCGCCAAGAATTCTCTGCTTACGGCAAGTGAGATCAAGAGAATCCAAGGGGCAGTGAAGGATTCACTTGGAATGCTCCGGGTCGCCGCAGAGGAACTCGGGGGAAAGGTTGCATCTGCAGATCCGATGCAGGAGGTTCTGGAGTACATGCAACACTTCAAAGTGTTGTTGATTCTGGATAATCTTGAAACGGTACTGGATGCAAAACTTCGGGAATTTCTCCGCGAGCTTCCCAATGGTAGCAAAGTTCTCATTACGAGTCGCATCGGAATTGGCGCCCTCGAGAATCCGATCAGAATCGAGCCTTTGGAGAAGAGCGAGGCGATCAGCCTGCTTCGCGCGCTCGCAAAGATCCGCAACGTGGCTGCTCTGCTGGATGCCAGTCCGCAAGCACTCGATAGAATTGTGGAGCGAACCTCAGCCCATCCGCTGTATATCAAATGGTTCGTCTCAGTAGTCCAATCCGGCAGGCGGCCAGAAGATGCACTCAACAGTGGCCTTCTGCTTGACTATTGCATGTCCAATGTCTATGGCTATATTTCCGAAACCGGAAAGCTAGTGCTTCGCTCGATGCAAACCCTAAACGGCGCTCACAATCAAGCCGAGCTTGCATATTTGAACGAGCTAGATGTCAAGCAACTCCAGACTGCCATTCTGGAACTCATCACCACAAATTTCGTTCTAATGCGGACATCTTCAGCCGGCAATGCGGTAGTGACCGAGTATGAGCTCAGCGAGTTCGCCCAGGACTACCTCGAAAAGCATCACCCTGTGGGTGATGATGAGCAGCGTTGGCTGCGCGAAATGAACGCAGGACTATTTGCCTACGGTGAACAAATTAGCCTAAATGCCAAGTCAAATCGATACGATGAAAAATCACTTGATGTGCGCGACGCCAAGGACTTCAGCGTCGCTGCTAAACTTCTCGATTCCCTCAGTCTTATCTATCGCGGGGAACATGGCACCGCTCTCCAGGTAATTTCAGATGCCCAGGAACTAGCGCCCGACTATCACGAATGCTACCGGCTGGAGGCGATGGCCCGCGCTGCCAGTCACAATTTGCATGGGGCCAATACTGCCTACGAGAAGGCGCTGGAGCTTAACTCCTCCAGTTCGACACTCAACTGGTTCTATGCAAGGTTTCTGATTCGAGAGTTTGGGCAGCCGCAAGAGGGGCTCCGCTAT
This genomic interval from Kitasatospora gansuensis contains the following:
- a CDS encoding TetR/AcrR family transcriptional regulator, yielding MSDTQGRPLRADAARNRARLLDVATEVFTTRGVGVPTEEIARAAGVGVGTLFRHFPTKEALLEAVMVRRLEAIAARTAQLAAEAEPAEAFFGCFRLVVDQSEGKNEFARALAAAGVDAHASLRESSTEIQARLAELLARAQQFGAVRADLGLPELIALLVGTSATMEHLGPDPVARERIFEVVFDGLRPR
- a CDS encoding nuclear transport factor 2 family protein; the encoded protein is MSETLSPREVFQKLIGGITAGRFAELPELYAEDAVVETVFEPVGPRRIEGRAALEERFALVSVSTPVQLTATNVLIRTTDDPEVIVAEWDYQVHHRVTGRDFEVANIQVLRVRDGLIVNSRDFHDHLALVVAGDNLPQLVAALDGK
- a CDS encoding NB-ARC domain-containing protein, which codes for MQRYARDQGSTSAPNLADLLPYVDFADAFQILNGSASSLDRGEAEFLRENTRHLQKLIPVRNRVAHTRPLEFDDLPTVLDVAKKFSIAPEIDTPKLDQTLSQLERDPSFVLGLEIRFPDVAPEASGRHNLPIPDFDETGFIGRKSVIRSLIKTIRGPYPVISLVGDGGIGKTSLALKAAYEILDSHDSPFDAVVWTTAKNSLLTASEIKRIQGAVKDSLGMLRVAAEELGGKVASADPMQEVLEYMQHFKVLLILDNLETVLDAKLREFLRELPNGSKVLITSRIGIGALENPIRIEPLEKSEAISLLRALAKIRNVAALLDASPQALDRIVERTSAHPLYIKWFVSVVQSGRRPEDALNSGLLLDYCMSNVYGYISETGKLVLRSMQTLNGAHNQAELAYLNELDVKQLQTAILELITTNFVLMRTSSAGNAVVTEYELSEFAQDYLEKHHPVGDDEQRWLREMNAGLFAYGEQISLNAKSNRYDEKSLDVRDAKDFSVAAKLLDSLSLIYRGEHGTALQVISDAQELAPDYHECYRLEAMARAASHNLHGANTAYEKALELNSSSSTLNWFYARFLIREFGQPQEGLRYLQKAVALDPASTVLKLEIAKVHHQLANSEAAREACVALLRIPETPLEIKSRALEIYVKSATLSAGKMYGVGDYGGCLELLEYLQETLGGLQGVAADNLVRDRISYGMSLARGVRIKTADKYLARSATMINIALSQWLGVGFNEAVDRSYGSVKAMQAERGFGFLRPTDGGPDIFFHATDFRPTEEFSLVREGSELSYKKTTKDGKIRAVEVWLVER